A section of the Candidatus Hydrogenedentota bacterium genome encodes:
- a CDS encoding dynamin family protein: MKFRDLEESRAWALSSMDALGAFVRQDPDFRGNKKFEEKSLFYQRQCVEDGKYRVVFLGTFNVGKSTAINAFLGAGYLPMDVEECTSKLAFIQRGEAMSLSMGLSEAISGHELEALRSALQDVPSSFETAEDGHRVHIRYEGHQPDWMRRTLEPLVTVMADETYPHLAPLREKIEDLHISLPSEVLEEDIVFVDTPGVHSVSETRQEITYGIIERSHLVISFVDSSFAGNIHDLNFIKRIIKWRGRRVFFVLNKADKLETSEIDVRGARGPAKSLIEAFARHDIPEDSEIFFLSGYRALRALELDQGYTTLEAVQDDNKVSIPTSIMDRIGGSDDPARDLSAFLMGQSRLPHLRERLMDYLLNENKAGAVLETAVRFVGERAEEYVAGLENELKLAKDPTKFEDLRRNREALLRRLDEIRASSALVLERFRIRSRGGETKDGHYAGYAERFRVEITETAIQDQIISPLLAWLRTNNNLKTARRQKFKTLSAQTEHQVDEFVSAATARIMAIVEATEQEARQDISDKLGAIRELRVQMTQPAGLEGFTLETSMARSYMVFGTGGALVGVAAGAAVGTTVVPVIGTAIGAGIGALFGAVGGFLTRLAWSEDRWLKKLEPVIRQNVMNMLIEGGKDHQGNPAEPIIKTVSEYLDQRAESFHGAVEAEVNNAINSVQAECDDLLAREDEIRRQAEAIIARLEPKVVMLHGIRDRAALVVESLFRPETVRV, from the coding sequence ATGAAGTTTAGGGATCTGGAAGAGAGCCGCGCCTGGGCGCTTTCCTCGATGGACGCGCTGGGGGCCTTTGTGCGGCAGGACCCGGATTTCCGGGGCAACAAGAAGTTTGAAGAGAAGTCGCTTTTCTACCAGCGCCAGTGCGTGGAGGACGGCAAGTACCGGGTGGTGTTCCTGGGTACGTTCAACGTGGGCAAGTCCACGGCGATCAATGCGTTTCTGGGCGCGGGCTACCTGCCGATGGACGTGGAGGAATGCACGTCGAAGCTGGCGTTCATCCAGCGCGGCGAGGCCATGTCGCTGTCGATGGGCCTGAGCGAAGCGATTTCCGGGCATGAGCTGGAGGCGCTGCGATCGGCGCTTCAGGATGTGCCGTCTTCGTTCGAGACGGCGGAAGACGGCCACCGGGTGCACATCCGCTACGAGGGCCACCAACCGGACTGGATGCGGCGGACGCTGGAGCCGCTGGTGACGGTGATGGCGGACGAGACGTATCCCCACCTGGCGCCGTTGCGCGAGAAGATAGAGGATTTGCACATATCCCTGCCTTCGGAGGTGCTGGAGGAGGATATTGTTTTCGTGGACACGCCGGGTGTGCACAGCGTTTCGGAGACGCGGCAGGAAATCACGTACGGGATCATCGAGCGGAGCCACCTGGTGATTTCGTTCGTGGACAGCAGCTTCGCGGGCAACATCCACGACCTGAATTTTATCAAGCGCATCATCAAGTGGCGCGGTCGTCGGGTGTTTTTCGTTTTGAACAAGGCGGACAAGCTGGAGACCAGCGAGATTGACGTGCGCGGGGCGCGGGGTCCGGCGAAGAGCCTGATTGAGGCCTTCGCGCGGCACGACATCCCGGAGGATTCCGAGATTTTCTTTCTGTCGGGCTACCGTGCGCTTCGGGCGCTGGAGCTGGATCAGGGCTATACGACGCTGGAGGCGGTGCAGGACGACAACAAGGTATCGATTCCGACGAGCATCATGGACCGGATTGGCGGCAGCGACGATCCCGCGCGGGATCTGTCGGCCTTTCTGATGGGCCAGAGCCGGCTCCCCCACCTTCGGGAGCGGCTGATGGACTACCTGCTGAACGAAAACAAGGCCGGGGCGGTGCTGGAGACGGCGGTGCGGTTTGTGGGCGAGCGCGCGGAAGAGTACGTTGCCGGGCTGGAGAATGAACTGAAGCTGGCGAAGGATCCGACGAAGTTTGAGGATTTGCGCCGGAACCGGGAGGCGCTGTTGCGGCGCCTGGACGAGATCCGCGCGAGCAGCGCGCTGGTGTTGGAGCGCTTCCGGATCCGCAGCCGCGGCGGGGAAACAAAAGATGGGCATTATGCGGGCTACGCGGAGCGGTTCCGGGTGGAGATCACCGAAACGGCCATCCAGGACCAAATCATCAGCCCGCTGCTGGCCTGGCTGCGGACCAACAACAACCTGAAAACGGCGCGCCGGCAGAAATTCAAGACGCTCTCGGCGCAGACCGAGCACCAGGTGGACGAGTTCGTGTCGGCGGCGACCGCGCGCATTATGGCCATTGTGGAGGCGACCGAGCAGGAGGCCCGGCAGGATATTTCCGACAAGCTCGGCGCGATTCGCGAACTGCGCGTTCAGATGACGCAACCCGCTGGCTTGGAAGGCTTTACACTGGAAACCTCCATGGCCCGCAGTTACATGGTCTTCGGGACGGGCGGGGCGCTGGTCGGCGTGGCGGCGGGCGCGGCGGTGGGCACGACGGTGGTGCCGGTTATCGGCACGGCGATCGGCGCGGGTATCGGCGCGCTGTTTGGGGCGGTGGGCGGTTTTCTTACCCGGCTCGCGTGGAGCGAGGACCGCTGGCTCAAGAAGCTGGAGCCGGTGATCCGCCAGAACGTGATGAACATGCTGATCGAGGGCGGGAAAGACCATCAGGGCAACCCCGCGGAGCCGATTATCAAGACGGTTTCGGAGTACCTGGACCAGCGCGCGGAAAGCTTCCACGGCGCCGTGGAGGCCGAGGTGAA
- a CDS encoding leucine-rich repeat domain-containing protein gives MRNRLVWATGFFTSICALAATADPVHFPDTALEVEIRNALGFHEGPIQRDHLARLTKISLYQTSVRDLTGLEHCTNITVLYALSNKIENIQSLAAMPQLKQVWLNNNTITDLSPLLKLPYLRDLSIAGNPIDDLTPIAEMVTLRRLNIGGVAIRDPGFLSALVHLEDLYIARTGLKNLDFAAEMPKLERLLASDNQIESLEPLRGLEHLKQIELKNNRIGDLSPLAGLSNVWWLELTGNHLGTLEGLPAFRDDAKVLLYDNLISDLGPLARACARGRNIIIELGLNQLDQDAFCTHIPELEKRRNRVVYRRKSPDDRSIPFPDHDLLCEAAQREDGSLILAAVNRGATDEELAEAFGLPAGGAREIPAAAIQFADANLERVIREQIDKPAGAMLPEDVASIRRLQATGKDIFDLTGLEHLKGVEMMALQSNHIRDLTPLAALPQLQTLFISHNQITDLSPLAALKNLKQLAVDFNAIERIEPIVHLPALRELHLTGNPIASLDSLRELRALNDLYIRGIGATSLEFLAGLTSMRKLDAADNQITSLVHLRGLRGLVEINLAGNRVTSLEPIAQHEKLYRLDLRNNRLTSLEGMPGFWREATILLHGNEISDIAPILDATGQGDPVCIELGRNHLGPEAFCRDIPELFARGHDVVYAYNLPDSVRFPDAALVCGAMEREDAETILASVNGGASDSQLRVRLARQDTPPRMDLAATAGTPDQLDSPSATLAVSLAETQFNISVESSGLDLKSLLGVIAVLGALAMLVIALKIPRVSR, from the coding sequence ATGAGAAATCGACTCGTGTGGGCAACTGGTTTTTTCACGTCAATCTGCGCACTCGCGGCGACGGCGGACCCGGTGCACTTCCCAGACACCGCGCTGGAAGTGGAGATTCGCAATGCGCTGGGTTTTCACGAGGGCCCCATCCAGCGGGATCACCTCGCGCGCCTGACCAAAATCTCCCTGTATCAAACCTCCGTCCGGGATCTCACCGGCCTTGAGCACTGCACCAATATCACGGTGCTATACGCCCTGTCGAACAAAATCGAGAACATTCAAAGCCTCGCGGCAATGCCCCAGTTGAAACAGGTTTGGCTTAACAACAATACGATTACCGACCTTTCGCCACTGTTGAAGCTCCCTTATCTCCGGGACTTGTCCATTGCCGGCAACCCCATAGATGACCTGACCCCAATCGCCGAGATGGTTACCCTTCGGCGCCTCAATATTGGGGGGGTCGCCATCCGCGATCCAGGTTTCCTTTCCGCGCTTGTGCATCTGGAGGACCTCTATATCGCGCGCACCGGGCTGAAAAACCTGGATTTCGCGGCGGAGATGCCCAAGCTCGAAAGGCTGCTGGCGTCCGACAACCAGATCGAGAGCCTCGAGCCCTTGCGCGGTCTCGAACACCTGAAGCAGATCGAGCTGAAGAACAACCGCATCGGCGATCTCAGCCCCCTGGCGGGCCTGTCCAACGTGTGGTGGCTGGAGTTGACCGGAAACCACCTCGGCACGCTGGAGGGTCTTCCCGCATTTCGGGACGACGCCAAGGTGCTGCTGTATGACAATCTGATTTCGGACCTGGGCCCTCTTGCCCGGGCCTGTGCGAGAGGCAGGAATATCATCATTGAGCTGGGCCTGAACCAGCTCGATCAGGACGCTTTCTGCACGCACATCCCCGAACTCGAGAAACGGAGGAATCGGGTGGTGTACCGCCGGAAGTCGCCCGACGACAGATCGATTCCCTTTCCAGACCACGACCTCCTTTGCGAAGCCGCGCAGCGGGAGGACGGCAGCCTGATCCTTGCCGCGGTGAACCGGGGCGCCACGGACGAAGAACTTGCGGAGGCGTTTGGCTTGCCCGCGGGCGGGGCCAGGGAGATTCCGGCCGCCGCCATACAATTCGCGGACGCCAACCTGGAGCGGGTAATTCGGGAGCAGATCGACAAGCCCGCCGGCGCGATGCTACCCGAGGACGTGGCTTCGATCCGACGCCTGCAGGCCACGGGCAAGGACATCTTTGACCTCACCGGCCTGGAGCACCTTAAAGGCGTCGAAATGATGGCGTTGCAGTCCAACCATATCCGCGACTTGACGCCCCTGGCGGCGCTACCCCAGTTGCAAACGCTGTTTATCTCGCACAACCAGATAACGGACCTCAGCCCGCTGGCCGCACTGAAAAACTTGAAGCAGCTGGCCGTCGATTTCAATGCCATCGAGCGCATCGAGCCCATCGTCCATCTACCCGCGCTTCGAGAGCTGCACCTGACGGGCAACCCGATTGCCAGCTTGGATTCGTTGCGGGAGTTGCGCGCGCTGAATGACCTGTATATTCGCGGCATTGGAGCGACATCGCTCGAATTCCTCGCGGGGCTCACCAGCATGCGGAAGCTGGACGCCGCCGACAACCAGATTACCTCGCTTGTACACCTGCGCGGCCTGCGCGGCCTGGTGGAGATAAACCTCGCCGGGAATCGTGTGACGAGCCTCGAACCCATTGCGCAACACGAGAAACTCTACCGGCTGGACCTCCGGAACAATCGGCTCACCTCGCTCGAAGGGATGCCCGGTTTCTGGCGTGAGGCGACCATCCTGCTCCACGGCAATGAAATCTCAGATATTGCGCCAATTCTAGACGCGACCGGTCAAGGAGACCCGGTCTGCATTGAACTCGGCCGCAACCACCTCGGGCCCGAAGCCTTCTGCCGGGATATCCCCGAACTCTTCGCACGGGGCCATGACGTCGTCTATGCGTACAACCTTCCCGATTCGGTCCGCTTCCCGGACGCCGCGCTGGTGTGCGGCGCGATGGAACGGGAAGACGCCGAAACTATCCTCGCGTCCGTAAACGGCGGGGCCAGCGACAGCCAGCTGCGGGTACGTCTCGCGCGCCAGGACACCCCGCCCCGCATGGACCTGGCCGCCACAGCAGGGACACCCGATCAGCTGGACAGCCCATCGGCCACCCTGGCCGTCTCGCTGGCCGAAACCCAGTTCAACATCTCCGTGGAATCCTCCGGCCTCGACCTGAAAAGCCTCCTCGGCGTCATCGCCGTCCTCGGCGCGCTGGCGATGCTGGTGATCGCGCTGAAGATCCCCCGAGTTTCGCGGTAG
- a CDS encoding leucine-rich repeat domain-containing protein: MIVRCIAAAALLGGAFAQGQEILTFPDPALEKEVRGRLGIREGDIEAVRAQSLREIYLHQGDVKDLSGLERLQGLDTIFLNPGKLVDYEPLASLTKLRVLNLHPGPPIPGAVLARMTGLEELRFIGHEIKDITPLAKLGNLRELWLKSNPVSDLTPLSGLANLETLYIDEGAFEDLAPLAGLTNLKQLHLQRSEITNIADLSGLTHLKTLRLGQNSVEDLTPLANLKSLETLDLRGVSARDFAPLSGLSQLKYLDLPKSDGGDLSFLAQLTELRELDLDHFGIRDIGALAGLSQLERLDLWGNEIEDVAPLAELVRLRHLGLDSNKNLADIGPLKGLTELETLDLSYNKIRDIGALAGMTRMKKLQLNGNEITDLAPIANMALLEDIEFHGNYVSDLAPLAGLHRLREIWATRNEISDLAPLSSLVRLKVLDLEQNIIADLSPLPPLPSGASVDFLLNRITDIAPLVEKTASARDVMIGLGENPLLDDAFTTHIPAIQAQGNHVFDRVSSTVASSKPFPEERFAAARANAPQPPAAEIEVPTPSPDAARAPAAAPPANSSVALAASVAETQFNVSVESSGLDLKSLLGVIAVLGVLAMLVIALKIPRVSR; encoded by the coding sequence ATGATCGTGCGATGCATAGCGGCGGCGGCTTTGCTCGGGGGCGCCTTCGCGCAGGGCCAGGAAATCCTGACTTTCCCCGACCCGGCCCTCGAGAAGGAGGTTCGCGGCCGTCTGGGCATTCGCGAGGGCGATATTGAGGCTGTTCGGGCGCAGTCCCTGCGGGAGATCTACCTTCACCAGGGAGACGTTAAGGATCTCTCGGGCCTGGAACGCCTGCAGGGCCTGGACACGATCTTCCTGAATCCGGGAAAGTTGGTCGACTACGAACCGCTGGCCTCCCTTACGAAACTTCGGGTCTTGAACCTGCATCCCGGGCCGCCGATCCCCGGGGCTGTGCTTGCCCGGATGACGGGACTGGAGGAACTGCGATTCATCGGCCACGAGATCAAGGACATCACCCCCCTGGCGAAACTGGGGAACCTGCGCGAGCTCTGGTTGAAAAGCAACCCGGTCTCGGATCTGACTCCGCTTAGCGGGCTGGCCAACCTGGAGACCCTCTACATCGACGAAGGGGCATTCGAGGACCTGGCGCCGCTGGCCGGATTGACCAACCTGAAGCAACTCCACCTGCAACGGAGCGAAATCACGAACATCGCAGACCTCAGCGGCCTGACCCACCTGAAAACCCTCCGGCTGGGTCAAAACTCGGTGGAGGACCTGACGCCCCTCGCAAACCTGAAATCCCTGGAGACGCTCGACCTACGGGGTGTGAGCGCGCGGGACTTCGCCCCGCTGTCGGGGCTCTCACAATTGAAGTACCTCGATCTACCCAAGAGCGATGGCGGCGATTTGAGCTTCCTCGCGCAATTGACCGAATTGCGCGAGCTGGACCTGGACCATTTCGGGATTCGCGACATCGGCGCGCTGGCCGGACTTTCGCAACTGGAGCGCCTCGACCTGTGGGGCAACGAAATCGAGGATGTGGCGCCGCTGGCGGAACTTGTCCGGCTTCGCCATCTGGGACTGGACAGCAACAAAAACCTGGCGGACATCGGGCCGTTGAAGGGGCTCACGGAACTGGAGACGCTCGATCTGAGCTACAATAAAATCCGTGACATCGGCGCCCTGGCCGGCATGACGCGCATGAAAAAGCTCCAGCTGAACGGGAACGAAATCACCGATCTTGCCCCCATCGCCAATATGGCGCTGCTCGAAGACATCGAATTTCACGGGAACTACGTGAGCGACCTGGCGCCGCTCGCCGGGCTGCATCGCCTCCGCGAGATCTGGGCCACCCGGAACGAGATCAGCGATCTGGCGCCCCTGTCGTCGCTCGTGCGCCTGAAGGTACTGGACCTCGAGCAGAATATCATCGCCGATCTTTCCCCGTTGCCGCCCCTCCCGAGCGGGGCTTCGGTGGACTTCCTGCTCAACCGGATCACGGATATCGCGCCGCTGGTGGAGAAGACCGCGTCGGCCCGGGACGTCATGATTGGTCTCGGCGAGAACCCGCTGCTGGACGACGCCTTCACCACCCATATCCCCGCTATTCAGGCCCAGGGCAACCACGTATTCGATCGCGTCTCGTCCACGGTCGCAAGCAGCAAGCCCTTCCCCGAAGAACGCTTCGCCGCCGCACGCGCCAACGCGCCGCAGCCGCCCGCGGCGGAGATCGAGGTTCCAACGCCGTCCCCCGACGCCGCGCGCGCCCCCGCGGCCGCCCCCCCGGCGAACTCCTCCGTCGCGCTCGCCGCCAGCGTCGCCGAAACCCAGTTCAACGTCTCCGTCGAATCCTCCGGCCTCGACCTGAAAAGCCTCCTCGGCGTCATCGCTGTCCTCGGCGTGTTGGCCATGCTGGTGATCGCGCTGAAGATCCCCCGGGTTTCGCGGTAG
- a CDS encoding acyl-CoA dehydrogenase family protein translates to MAANQSAKDQAMELAEAARETEWRFPSFTAELFRGNFRWDLLHPYPKQDADDKRVGDELIEKVRAVLDQHLDPIRVDETGEYPQVVLDELAKIGIFGMKIDKKYGGLGLSQWNYGRVLSFIGSYCQSTVTWVSAHQSIGVPQPLKLFGTEEQKQKFLPRLAKGEISAFALTEPDVGSDPAKMTTTATPSEDGSYYLINGQKLWCTNGPAASMMVVMAKTPPIIKNGREIPQISTFIVEADSPGFSVAHECSFMGLRGISNGLLLFNNVKVPAENMIGKPGQGLKIALTTLNAGRLGIPAASAGSCKKYLLDCEEWVNARVQWGVPIGQHQSIARKIANMAADTFAMESLVYVACSFADRKNADIRLEAAAAKYFCTETTSRLLDDFLQVRGGRGFESDTSLYQRGEKPVSVHRTLRDMRVGRIFEGSSEVMHLIMAREAMDTHFKLMMPLLQPKPEQQGKKLHYLIRAAKFYAAWYPKLWLPSAIDFDVKHLNTVNREHLAYAAKASKRLARTLFHTMGKYKEKLEFEQILLGNFVDIGVDLFVMACVLANADQRLAGNRDDQTPQELTDLFCRNARKRIEDNFRAVKHNHNRVYNKVGSSLMAGKYRWLARDVFEDLPRGYRDFESNQPVVTSSEDARAAMAE, encoded by the coding sequence ATGGCAGCCAATCAGTCCGCTAAAGATCAGGCCATGGAACTCGCCGAAGCCGCGCGGGAAACCGAATGGCGGTTTCCAAGCTTTACCGCCGAGCTGTTCCGGGGAAATTTTCGGTGGGATTTGCTGCACCCGTATCCGAAACAGGATGCCGACGACAAGCGCGTTGGCGACGAGTTGATTGAAAAAGTCCGCGCGGTGCTGGACCAGCATCTGGATCCCATTCGGGTGGACGAGACCGGAGAATATCCCCAGGTTGTTTTGGATGAACTGGCGAAGATCGGCATCTTCGGCATGAAGATCGACAAGAAATACGGTGGTCTTGGCCTGTCCCAATGGAACTACGGCCGCGTGCTCAGTTTCATCGGCAGCTACTGCCAGTCCACCGTCACCTGGGTCTCCGCGCACCAGAGCATCGGTGTGCCGCAGCCGCTGAAGCTCTTCGGTACCGAGGAACAGAAGCAGAAGTTTCTCCCGCGCCTTGCGAAGGGCGAGATCTCCGCGTTCGCCCTTACCGAGCCGGACGTTGGGTCGGATCCCGCGAAGATGACGACCACGGCCACGCCCTCGGAGGACGGTAGCTACTACCTGATTAACGGCCAGAAGCTCTGGTGCACGAACGGCCCCGCCGCAAGCATGATGGTGGTCATGGCGAAAACCCCGCCGATCATCAAAAATGGCCGCGAGATACCGCAGATCTCCACGTTTATCGTCGAAGCGGACTCCCCCGGGTTTTCCGTCGCCCACGAATGTTCGTTTATGGGCCTCAGGGGCATCTCCAATGGCCTGCTTTTGTTCAACAACGTGAAGGTCCCGGCCGAGAACATGATTGGCAAGCCTGGACAGGGCCTCAAGATCGCTCTGACCACCCTGAACGCGGGCCGTCTCGGCATTCCCGCCGCCTCCGCCGGCTCCTGCAAGAAATACCTGCTTGATTGCGAGGAGTGGGTGAATGCGCGCGTGCAGTGGGGCGTTCCCATTGGCCAGCACCAGTCCATTGCGCGAAAAATCGCCAACATGGCGGCCGACACCTTCGCCATGGAGAGCCTGGTCTACGTCGCCTGCTCTTTCGCGGACCGTAAGAACGCGGACATCCGCCTCGAAGCCGCCGCCGCGAAATACTTCTGCACGGAAACGACCTCCAGATTGCTCGACGATTTCCTCCAGGTTCGAGGCGGGCGTGGCTTTGAGTCCGACACCTCGCTCTACCAGCGCGGCGAGAAGCCGGTCTCGGTACACCGCACGCTCCGGGACATGCGCGTCGGCCGGATCTTTGAGGGCTCCTCGGAAGTCATGCACCTTATCATGGCCCGCGAGGCGATGGACACCCACTTCAAGCTCATGATGCCGCTGCTCCAGCCAAAACCCGAACAGCAGGGCAAGAAACTGCACTACCTGATCCGGGCCGCGAAGTTCTACGCCGCCTGGTATCCGAAGCTCTGGCTTCCCTCCGCGATCGACTTTGACGTCAAGCACCTGAACACCGTTAACCGCGAGCACCTGGCCTACGCCGCGAAGGCCAGCAAGCGACTTGCGCGAACGCTCTTTCACACCATGGGCAAGTACAAGGAAAAGCTCGAATTCGAGCAAATTCTCCTCGGCAACTTCGTGGATATCGGCGTCGATCTCTTCGTGATGGCGTGTGTTCTGGCCAACGCGGACCAGCGCCTCGCCGGTAACCGCGATGACCAGACGCCCCAGGAACTTACCGACCTCTTCTGCCGCAACGCCCGCAAGCGCATTGAAGACAACTTCCGTGCCGTGAAGCACAACCACAACAGGGTCTACAACAAAGTCGGAAGTTCGCTCATGGCCGGCAAGTACCGCTGGCTCGCCCGCGACGTCTTCGAAGATCTCCCGCGCGGCTACCGCGACTTCGAAAGCAACCAGCCGGTCGTAACCTCCAGCGAGGACGCCCGCGCCGCCATGGCGGAATAG
- a CDS encoding dynamin family protein gives MQDLDRAPCVFAVGDFNTGKSTLLNALLRQEVLPCSREEGRALPTFITRVTDSHDRFAALHRKDGGLTPRTHDEFLHVRKADEHSAQYKALAAGCVRSPFNNLVLVDTAGMSSDTCESVEIAGLANQEDALLLVVTDIEYWAAKHTMDFIAYHQEQFGDSILVVANKADHLNAGEIERIEHKAVSRMEEYGIHPAPRFLTLSARLELYRREPRNEYRCRTKPRVRELCDAGFDALRLALYEFEAACCRRAPRPGIDAVLQMPLASSFIAVQEGALHEV, from the coding sequence ATGCAGGACCTGGATCGGGCCCCGTGCGTATTTGCCGTCGGGGATTTCAATACGGGCAAGTCCACGCTGCTCAATGCGTTGTTGCGGCAGGAAGTGCTGCCGTGCAGCCGTGAAGAGGGCCGGGCGCTGCCTACCTTCATCACGCGGGTTACAGACAGCCATGATCGGTTCGCGGCGCTGCACCGCAAGGACGGGGGCCTGACGCCGCGCACGCACGACGAGTTTCTGCACGTCCGGAAGGCGGACGAGCATAGCGCCCAGTACAAGGCGCTGGCGGCGGGCTGTGTCCGATCGCCCTTCAACAACCTCGTGCTGGTGGATACGGCGGGAATGTCGAGCGATACATGCGAGTCGGTGGAGATCGCGGGGCTGGCGAACCAGGAGGACGCGCTGCTGCTGGTGGTGACGGACATCGAGTATTGGGCGGCGAAGCATACGATGGATTTCATCGCGTACCACCAGGAACAGTTCGGGGATTCGATTCTGGTGGTGGCGAACAAGGCGGATCACCTGAACGCGGGGGAAATCGAGCGGATCGAGCACAAGGCGGTTTCGCGGATGGAGGAATACGGCATCCACCCCGCGCCGCGTTTTCTGACGCTATCCGCCCGTCTCGAGCTCTATCGCCGGGAACCGCGCAACGAGTACCGGTGCCGGACGAAGCCGCGGGTGCGCGAACTGTGCGACGCGGGATTTGACGCGCTTCGTCTCGCGCTGTACGAGTTTGAGGCGGCGTGTTGCCGCCGGGCCCCGCGACCGGGCATCGACGCGGTATTGCAGATGCCCCTGGCGTCGTCGTTTATCGCGGTTCAGGAAGGAGCCCTCCATGAAGTTTAG